The genomic interval ATAAGATTATTGCTCCTATTGTAATTATTACATCGTGAAATTCCGAAAAAATTGCCGCAATTGCAAATCTCCATTCAAATCTCACTGCTATATAAATTAAAATAAGCACCAAAGAAACGGCTACAGCCATAATTCCTTTTTGTTTCAGATCATCTCCTACTTTAGGTCCTACGACATCTACACGTCTAATTTCAAAATTTCCTGTCGGTTTTAAAATTTCATTCATTTTTGCATTCAGATTTTCTTGGACCTTATCATGTGCACTTGAATAGCGAATAACGATTTCCTGGTCGCTTCCAAATTCCGTAACAGCTGCATCTTTTAAAAAATCAACTTTATTTATGGTTTTACGAATTAGCGCCAAATCGGCTTTTTGATCGTATTTTACTTGAATAAGCGTTCCGCCGCTAAAATCAATACCGTAATTAAAACCTTGAAAAAACAGTAAAAACATAGAACCCAACATTAAAATCGCAGAAAACGCAAATGCTGCGTAGCGAAATTTCATAAAATTATAAATTTTGCCTTTATCAAATATTTGCATTATGCTTTCCTCACTTTATAACCGAACCAAAGTCTTGTGCTTCCTTTTTTCAACATTTTATCCATTATAAGTTCAAACATTCCATGTGTTCCTAAAATTGCGGTTATCATGGAAGCTATGATACCGATACTCATAGTAACAGCAAACCCTTTAACAGGACCGGTGCCGTAAGCATAAAGTGCCATTGATGTTATAAGCGTGGTAAGGTTTGAATCAATTATCGCACTCATTGCATTTTCGTAGCCTTTTTCTATACTTTGCTTTATATTTGCGCCACTCCTTAAAACTTCACGCACACGTTCGTTTATAATTACGTTTGCATCTACAGCCATTCCTACGGTTAGGACAATTCCTGCCATTCCAGGTAATGTTAGTGTAGCTCCAAAAAGCGCCATACAAGCTATCAAAAACAAAATATTTATAACAAGAGCGATATCTGCAAAAATTCCTGCCACACCATAATAAAAAATCATAAAAAGTACAATCAAAACGCTTGCGCCCATTAAGGCCGCCATACTTTGATCTATACTGTCTTGCCCGAGGCTTGGACCTACTGAACGAATTTCGCTCATTTTTACAGGAGCCAAAAGTGCGCCGCTTCTAAGCGCAATTGCTACATCGTGAGCTTCTTCGACACTGAATCCTCCGCTTATTTGACCGCTTCCGCCGCCTATTCTTTCATTTATTCTAGGTGCGCTATAAACTTTACCGTCAAGAACTATTGCAAGTCTTTTTCCGACATTTTCTCCGGTGAAATCGCCGAAAATTTTAGCACCTTCACTATTTAATGTAAAATTTATAATCGGTTGATTTGTTTTTTGATCAAATGCAACTTTTGCATCGGTTAACATTGCTCCGTCTAAAACAGGAATTTCTTTTATAAGGTATTTTACGCTTTCATTTTTTACGTCAGGATATATTACATCTCCATAACTTTTAGCTTCTACCATTGAAATACTTTGAGCTCTGTCCTGGCGAACATCGTCAAGAGCCATCAGTTGCAAGTGAGCCGCTTTTGCAATAAGATCTTTTGCTCGTTGTTCATCTTCTTGCGTCTTGATTCCCGGAAGTTCAACCAGAATATACTCTTTTCCCTGTTTTGCGATAGTAGGTTCGGCAAGACCGAATTGATCCAGTCTGTTTCTTATCGTCTCGACCGCTTGTTCTACTGCATAAGTTTTTGTTGCTTCAATCTCTTTTTCATCTAAGCTGATATGATAATTTTGTACATTTTTATCAATAACAATGCCTTTCATATCTTTTAAAATCGCTTCAAATTTTGGAGCTTCATCAGGATCAAGTATAGAAAAATCAAAATAATTTTTTTCAATTTTTATATCGTCAAGTAAAAGATCATCTTTTTTAGCCGAATAGCTTAGACTTGCTGCGAGAGATTTTATCTTTGAAGTTATAGCTTCATCAACTTCAACTTCCAAAAGCATATGAATTCCGCCTTGCAAATCAAGCCCAAGATTTATTTTATGCCCTTTTTCAAATTGAAAAATTGAC from Campylobacter hominis ATCC BAA-381 carries:
- the secF gene encoding protein translocase subunit SecF; amino-acid sequence: MQIFDKGKIYNFMKFRYAAFAFSAILMLGSMFLLFFQGFNYGIDFSGGTLIQVKYDQKADLALIRKTINKVDFLKDAAVTEFGSDQEIVIRYSSAHDKVQENLNAKMNEILKPTGNFEIRRVDVVGPKVGDDLKQKGIMAVAVSLVLILIYIAVRFEWRFAIAAIFSEFHDVIITIGAIILFKIDFNLEILAAILTILGYSLNDTIIVFDRIREGIKESKFAKINDVINEAVSATLSRTILTSFTTLISVAILLLFGGDMIYNFSFVMMIGIVFGTFSSTFIAAQSLIWFKFDVNKYREFLAEKQRKIREKEKIRAMYEKGMV
- the secD gene encoding protein translocase subunit SecD, whose amino-acid sequence is MNKITYRLIAFLIAAVFSVIFSMPSIFQFEKGHKINLGLDLQGGIHMLLEVEVDEAITSKIKSLAASLSYSAKKDDLLLDDIKIEKNYFDFSILDPDEAPKFEAILKDMKGIVIDKNVQNYHISLDEKEIEATKTYAVEQAVETIRNRLDQFGLAEPTIAKQGKEYILVELPGIKTQEDEQRAKDLIAKAAHLQLMALDDVRQDRAQSISMVEAKSYGDVIYPDVKNESVKYLIKEIPVLDGAMLTDAKVAFDQKTNQPIINFTLNSEGAKIFGDFTGENVGKRLAIVLDGKVYSAPRINERIGGGSGQISGGFSVEEAHDVAIALRSGALLAPVKMSEIRSVGPSLGQDSIDQSMAALMGASVLIVLFMIFYYGVAGIFADIALVINILFLIACMALFGATLTLPGMAGIVLTVGMAVDANVIINERVREVLRSGANIKQSIEKGYENAMSAIIDSNLTTLITSMALYAYGTGPVKGFAVTMSIGIIASMITAILGTHGMFELIMDKMLKKGSTRLWFGYKVRKA